One segment of Calliopsis andreniformis isolate RMS-2024a chromosome 1, iyCalAndr_principal, whole genome shotgun sequence DNA contains the following:
- the LOC143180949 gene encoding protein DOP1 homolog isoform X3, producing the protein MNVRPSLLTVYETHFVPLGERLRPGLSGFLSGVLLGLEDGSDHFDRTNSLLEKVCEGVGPEHFYACLWDCLASNSGIRLPAISFVLVHFNKKLPMEEQKYIMGTDTTIMVTALCAGVQDSSVLVQRSALDLLLVGFPVHNSQLTRENMVSLVTAALVTILRRDMSLNRRLFAWLLGTEVSTSILKRKANTTVSETTDNTPTYFDTYSKDMLIEAIKSLLKTVCDESPQDLKPYRILVSLLEKADIGPVILDDILFEVFRTFYNACGQSNRVPKTNEVVKSANLLFSTLEPSYVWIHCGHLFENACQARAKAKREIEEVAVRPVGSGMPNFMEICILTEFLLETVSLDAFIDTPSEHLPGLFYEIVSKLLCHIDLLSPMEISRSLRLCAKILSKVQPTVVSPHAEKTELETKLDIAMNATSATAVSDNSLTAIPLEKSQSDSKLNKPDASNNSFSEKSPSPRRRANSGGATKRSDKKSKKKSSKSTSKLNDSVQDHSGSNISVIVSQESKSLSRNKSMDDIKTGCVEATSISSSSKDQLTTLKQSNKNSPMGSTGSLGRGPSPAFQAQHSMLEKCLRQYETFYVKLISNRVLSKERTVQDMYENLLISSPRESFDERMRYLELLLNSRLNMEDSGFFSQDVSVTEETKRLDILHLYVDSVSQAEWEDAVQVASSLFVELSTFPKYFHPGDGLLVEEEPKGNIILPDWLKVLVVCSCWLGKQPGLQLTSIATLLDLIALLKAQNDIDTHPKSGEGVTAVIMVPLLKQWHITYLMQYTNVFQVLAHSLWHHLGELPAHKYRMRCVELLHELHHALYSTCDAVEDVIGAALTSENSEKRIEAFNRFATLWHLGREIETNPRLRGCMKSFDQSLLKILDNLQLADNSPLKLHAQSWLLHSLMRGDISRIVDPLLIILLDPSTCRMSVLHVSIQHSNTVLTKNDPIEEKSEVQDDTEGAAKIYAISSVDGNVIYHVSDSVDEDKKWRKGKKKKKAINPVKVKRIFAVTTLAAGDNCNQYVTERNQFMKELEVPPSISGNRKISVFVNPLSLNCAENSNDSLTEDELVPSTKKANLTTELLKNATRFKKIDFDKGSSASLDESLFESANSSLKTKDKNGFKKLNGEVDSSLDSITNSFDSSSPEITNKQNKPKKEPVMMPGGSREVAGTIIKGKYHSTNEFTTNYDVHDVGSFEASVEVPSWTMDDEEGDLEASTTAEEYFSNSSGNSVVEEILNEVLDRVMQLCDAEPPTNTDDASSQNAKAGRNYGVGVHNLHSHMLLYCGVYDSTRTLYALRTLRNELLTNTRMFLCYAATTGVTNTTKNSALLNLLARHRKSVFGRNFHGDIANTEFIAAYRSSMYLEVLISVCLYFARSYYPNLGQMRLTHDEISGNRQVQLTSAELLTLIFSELIAIVRDSGKGFSCYIVDLLAKCKVQKVALHCLVSSVLNMKNAHKENEEVFTFTEEIILFNDPVVDDVNKCKYRASDHTEAFQIQLLRLLLALIMLEHQCGNQKGEEICPPTTSTPSTPTRSTPNIMGNSLKYVPGAPIPQQPMFLASILNALQLDHMRHLHQHWTTLVTSSLPFMGSSLTGIVTSVIHQLCCNIEHLASYYINEETATATKLEDISTVECCLPADYTVTHLEALTFLLHYCLLDTSQQIGFSFNQPLSGTIQAGIPGANPGQIFNNLIHVFMPSPLSPELSTSKDKTGATELQQHARRTALSHLPRIIASLSTLWQAVLATKDNEQASCVVGSPRIVKHQLLELLSPISFHHGVNFLAAIAVAWHERRQPSGNSKKVLPEACPNQQVMVHLVSAIRVMPIDTLVQTVHQVVKNPPPIQGVKQDFSLEVSVLELLYVYMQSNTSQSLIESWTSLLGLLKDGLSLTAPAQFLLLAILNEYVQKCPPMQEKKDIRDLQDVSAKLVESCSQIAGACLEQTTWLRRNLAVREDAFEVAEGSSEGTEGKNGAVTPGTPPNAAYSVQAQAVLAEILAPLLDVSYGSQEKERVVTLLTNLMYNVTPYLKNHSIKNIASFTACSQLLSSLSGYQYTRKAWRKDVLDLLLDSAFFQMTPPCLPYWRTIIDNLMTHDNTTFRDLMNRVSMAQSSSISIFSSKEQEYEQKAQLLKRLAYVILCSEMDQYHKYMPEIQERLADSLRLPQVIPSIQAQVFLCFRVLLLRMSPQHATSLWPVIVSELVQVFLYIEQELNADSEEFSSHIKLLSALDSSWAVNASNGLQAHGHPHWLHLQLAAAKLLDLALLLPAHRLPQFQMYRWAFVGDSAAGCIDNNNLSSDFVPHITRIAKLMDTKYKQETSSIKVTPGELLLTSNNIRSLQDLHYFFTALSRRSSDTQAPLNITQLETVIEQDFLEKLPAAR; encoded by the exons ATGAATGTGAGACCATCTTTGTTGACAGTTTATGAAACACATTTTGTGCCTCTTGGGGAGAGATTACGGCCTGGCTTGAGTGGATTTTTAAGTGGTGTTCTTCTTGGTTTAGAAGATGGTTCCGACCACTTTGATAG GACTAATTCCTTGCTTGAGAAAGTATGCGAAGGAGTGGGTCCAGAGCATTTTTATGCATGTTTATGGGACTGTTTAGCTTCAAATTCGGGAATTCGGTTACCTGCTATATCATTTGTGTTAGTGCATTTCAATAAGAAACTACCTATGGAAGAACAGAAATACATCATGGGCACTGACACCACTATTATG GTCACTGCCCTTTGCGCTGGAGTACAAGACAGTTCTGTATTAGTACAAAGGAGTGCTCTAGACCTATTATTAGTCGGTTTTCCTGTACATAATAGTCAATTAACACGTGAAAACATGGTATCGCTAGTCACAGCTGCTCTTGTCACAATACTAAGAAGAGACATGAGCTTAAATAG ACGATTGTTTGCTTGGCTTTTGGGTACTGAAGTAAGCACATCTATTTTGAAGAGAAAAGCAAATACTACAGTCTCAGAAACTACAGATAATACACCCACCTATTTTGATACCTACTCAAAAGATATGTTAATTGAGgcaataaaatcattattaaaAACTGTATGCGATGAGAGTCCACAGGATTTAAAGCCATACAGAATATTAGTTTCGTTACTGGAAAAGGCAGATATTGGCCCAGTGATTCTGGACGATATCTTGTTTGAAGTTTTTAG GACATTTTATAATGCTTGTGGACAATCAAATAGAGTACCAAAAACGAACGAAGTAGTCAAATCGGCGAATCTATTGTTTTCAACCCTGGAACCATCTTACGTTTGGATACATTGTGGGCATTTATTTGAAAACGCTTGTCAGGCCAGAGCAAAGGCTAAACGCGAGATAGAAGAGGTTGCTGTAAGGCCTGTGGGCAGTGGGATGCCTAATTTCATGGAAATATGTATTTTGACGGAATTCCTCCTCGAAACGGTATCGTTAGATGCATTTATAGATACTCCCTCAGAGCACCTGCCCGGTTTATTTTACGAAATCGTCAGTAAGCTTTTGTGTCACATCGATCTTTTATCTCCTATGGAGATCTCGCGAAGCCTTCGATTATGCGCCAAGATTTTATCCAAAGTGCAGCCAACGGTGGTCTCGCCCCACGCAGAGAAAACCGAATTGGAAACAAAGTTAGACATAGCTATGAACGCAACCAGCGCAACAGCAGTCAGCGATAACTCCTTGACTGCGATTCCTTTGGAAAAGAGTCAGTCTGACAGCAAATTGAATAAACCAGACGCATCCAATAACTCGTTCTCTGAGAAGAGTCCTAGTCCCAGGAGAAGAGCGAACTCGGGAGGTGCTACGAAGAGATCAGACAAAAAATCGAAGAAAAAATCTAGCAAGAGTACCTCGAAATTAAACGATTCGGTACAAGATCACAGTGGTAGTAATATTTCGGTGATCGTGAGCCAAGAATCGAAGAGTTTGTCTCGAAATAAAAGTATGGACGACATAAAGACCGGATGTGTAGAAGCGACTAGTATTAGTTCTTCATCTAAGGATCAGTTGACCACATTGAAACAGTCGAATAAAAATAGTCCAATGGGTTCGACTGGATCGTTAGGCAGAGGTCCATCCCCAGCGTTCCAGGCGCAACACTCGATGTTAGAAAAATGCCTAAGACAGTATGAAACCTTTTATGTTAAATTAATAAGCAATAGAGTGCTGAGTAAGGAGCGAACTGTGCAAGACATGTACGAAAATTTACTAATATCGAGTCCACGGGAGAGCTTCGACGAAAGAATGCGCTATTTAGAGCTTCTGTTGAACTCCAGATTAAACATGGAAGACTCTGGATTCTTCAGTCAGGACGTGTCTGTGACAGAAGAGACTAAACGGTTAGATATTCTCCACTTGTACGTTGATTCTGTCTCGCAAGCAGAGTGGGAGGATGCTGTACAAGTTGCATCTAGTTTGTTTGTTGAACTGTCTACATTTCCCAAGTATTTTCATCCTGGCGATGGGTTACTGGTGGAAGAAGAACCGAAAGGAAATATCATTCTTCCAGATTGGTTGAAAGTCTTGGTAGTTTGTAGCTGCTGGTTGGGCAAACAACCTGGTCTACAGTTAACCAGTATTGCCACGTTACTAGATTTAATTGCTTTACTGAAAGCTCAGAATGATATCGACACGCATCCGAAAAGTGGAGAGGGAGTAACAGCTGTAATCATGGTACCTTTGTTGAAACAATGGCATATTACCTATTTAATGCAATATACTAACGTGTTCCAG GTACTGGCACATTCCTTGTGGCACCACCTTGGTGAATTGCCTGCTCATAAGTACAGAATGCGATGCGTTGAACTGTTGCACGAATTGCATCACGCTTTGTACAGCACTTGCGACGCAGTCGAGGATGTAATAGGAGCAGCGCTCACATCAGAGAACTCGGAGAAAAGAATAGAAGCATTTAACAGGTTCGCCACTTTGTGGCATTTGGGTCGAGAAATTGAGACAAATCCTAGACTACGAGGCTGTATGAAATCGTTTGATCA GTCTTTATTAAAAATCCTAGACAACCTACAGCTTGCAGATAATTCGCCCTTAAAACTTCATGCTCAATCATGGCTCCTTCACTCTTTAATGCGAGGTGATATTTCACGGATAGTAGATCCATTGCTGATAATACTTCTGGATCCATCTACCTGTCGCATGAGCGTGCTGCATGTCAGTATACAACACAGCAACACCGTTCTGACGAAGAACGACCCCATAGAAGAAAAGTCAGAAGTGCAGGACGACACCGAAGGCGCTGCTAAAATCTATGCGATCAGTTCCGTGGATGGGAACGTGATATACCATGTCAGCGACAGTGTCGACGAGGACAAGAAGTGGCGGAAggggaagaaaaagaaaaaggccATAAATCCTGTTAAAGTGAAACGAATATTCGCCGTGACAACATTAGCAGCTGgtgataactgtaaccagtacgTAACCGAAAGAAATCAGTTTATGAAAGAACTTGAAGTGCCGCCTAGCATATCTGGTAATAGGAAGATCTCAGTGTTCGTCAATCCTTTATCATTAAACTGTGCCGAGAACTCCAACGACTCATTAACCGAAGACGAACTAGTACCCAGTACGAAGAAAGCGAACCTAACAACGGAACTTTTGAAGAACGCAACGAGATTTAAGAAGATAGATTTCGACAAAGGTTCGAGCGCTAGTTTAGACGAAAGTCTTTTCGAGTCTGCGAATTCTAGCTTGAAGACGAAAGACAAAAATGGATTCAAGAAGCTAAACGGTGAAGTTGACTCCTCGTTAGACTCTATTACTAATAGTTTCGACTCCAGTAGTCCCGAGATcactaataaacaaaataaaccaaaGAAAGAACCAGTTATGATGCCAGGCGGTTCCCGAGAAGTAGCAGGGACTATCATTAAAGGTAAATATCATAGCACAAATGAGTTCACGACGAATTATGATGTCCATGATGTTGGAAGTTTCGAGGCGAGCGTGGAGGTGCCCAGTTGGACTATGGATGACGAAGAAGGTGATTTAGAAGCCAGCACCACTGCGGAGGAATACTTCAGTAATTCTAGTGGCAATAGTGTTGTCGAAGAAATTTTAAACGAAGTGCTTGATCGAGTGATGCAGTTATGTGACGCTGAACCACCTACAAACACTGACGACGCTTCGTCTCAGAATGCCAAAGCAGGTCGTAACTATGGAGTTGGGGTCCATAACCTCCATTCACATATGTTACTTTATTGTGGAGTCTACGACTCGACCAGAACTCTGTACGCTTTACGAACTTTGCGGAATGAACTTCTCACAAATACTAGAATGTTCTTGTGTTATGCTGCCACTACGGGTGTGACTAACACGACAAAAAATTCTGCGCTGTTGAACTTGTTAGCCAGGCACCGGAAAAGTGTATTTGGAAGGAATTTCCATGGGGACATTGCAAATACAGAATTTATAGCCGCTTATAGAAGTAGTATGTACTTAGAGGTTTTAATTAGTGTTTGCCTTTATTTTGCGAGAAGCTATTACCCTAATTTGGGGCAAATGAGACTAACACATGACGAAATTTCGGGGAACCGACAG GTGCAACTCACAAGCGCAGAATTGTTAACACTCATATTTTCTGAATTGATTGCTATCGTCCGTGATTCAGGAAAGGGTTTCAGCTGTTATATAGTTGATCTACTGGCAAAATGCAAAGTGCAGAAAGTTGCGTTACATTGTCTTGTGTCTAGTGTGCTGAATATGAAGAACGCGCATAAGGAAAACGAGGAAGTATTTACATTTACCGAAGAGATCATCCTTTTTAATGATCCTGTTGTAGATGATGTTAATAAATGCAAATACAGAGCTAGCGATCATACAGAAGCTTTTCAAATACAATTACTGAG GTTATTATTAGCTCTAATTATGTTAGAACATCAGTGTGGTAATCAAAAAGGTGAAGAAATATGTCCACCAACTACTTCTACGCCAAGCACTCCTACGCGAAGTACTCCGAATATCATGGGAAATAGCTTGAAATATGTACCTGGTGCACCGATTCCACAGCAACCAATGTTCCTTGCGagcatactcaatgctctacaATTG GATCATATGAGGCATCTCCACCAACACTGGACAACCCTCGTTACATCGAGCCTGCCCTTCATGGGGTCTTCGTTAACTGGAATAGTAACATCAGTCATTCATCAATTGTGCTGTAACATCGAGCACTTAGCATCGTATTACATCAACGAGGAAACAGCTACGGCAACAAAGCTAGAGGATATAAGCACAGTAGAGTGTTGTCTTCCTGCTGATTACACAGTCACCCACTTAGAGGCTTTAACATTTTTACTTCATTACTGCTTATTGGATACGTCGCAACAAATTGGCTTTTCGTTCAATCAGCCTTTGAGCGGTACTATTCAGGCTGGAATTCCTGGGGCAAATCCAGGACAGATATTTAACAACCTTATCCACGTCTTTATGCCGAGTCCTCTTTCTCCA GAGCTTAGTACGTCGAAAGACAAAACTGGTGCAACCGAGTTGCAGCAACATGCTAGGAGAACCGCGTTGAGTCATTTACCAAGAATAATCGCGTCACTTTCCACGCTCTGGCAAGCGGTATTAGCAACAAAAGACAA TGAACAGGCTAGTTGCGTGGTGGGTAGTCCAAGAATAGTAAAACATCAACTTCTAGAACTGTTATCTCCCATATCTTTCCACCATGGCGTAAACTTTTTGGCTGCCATTGCTGTTGCATGGCACGAGAGGCGACAGCCTTCTGGTAATTCTAAGAAA GTACTTCCAGAAGCTTGTCCTAATCAGCAAGTTATGGTTCACTTAGTGAGTGCAATTCGTGTAATGCCCATCGATACATTGGTTCAAACTGTGCACCAAGTTGTAAAGAACCCGCCGCCTATTCAGGGAGTCAAGCAAGATTTCTCGTTGGAAGTCTCTGTGTTAGAATTACTATACGTGTATATGCAAAGTAACACCTCTCAGTCTCTCATCGAATCCTGGACGTCTTTACTTGGTTTGCTCAAGGATGGATTATCGTTAACCGCGCCTGCACAATTCCTCTTGTTAGCTATCTTAAACGAGTACGTCCAAAAATGCCCCCCTATGCAAGAGAAGAAGGATATAAGAGATCTGCAAGATGTATCGGCGAAG CTGGTCGAGTCGTGCTCACAAATAGCAGGAGCATGCTTGGAACAAACAACGTGGCTAAGAAGGAACCTAGCAGTGAGAGAGGACGCCTTTGAAGTTGCCGAAGGATCTTCGGAAGGTACAGAAGGCAAAAACGGTGCTG TGACACCTGGTACGCCACCAAACGCAGCATACAGTGTTCAAGCTCAAGCAGTACTGGCGGAAATATTAGCACCTTTGTTAGATGTTAGTTACGGTTCTCAAGAGAAGGAGCGAGTAGTAACACTTTTAACCAACCTCATGTATAACGTTACACCATACCTTAAGAATCACTC GATAAAGAATATTGCCTCGTTCACGGCGTGTTCTCAGTTACTAAGTTCCTTGTCGGGTTACCAATACACCAGAAAAGCATGGCGCAAAGATGTACTGGACCTTTTACTAGATTCTGCCTTCTTCCAGATGACTCCTCCGTGTTTACCTTATTGGAGGACTATTATAGACAACTTAATGACACATGACAATACAACCTTCCGAGATTTAATGA ATCGCGTATCCATGGCTCAAAGTAGTAGTATCAGTATTTTTTCTTCAAAGGAACAGGAATATGAGCAGAAGGCTCAGCTTTTGAAGAGATTAGCGTATGTAATACTATGTAGCGAAATGGATCAGTATCACAAATATATGCCTGAAATTCAAG AACGACTAGCGGACAGTTTGCGGTTGCCACAAGTGATTCCGTCTATTCAGGCACAAGTCTTTCTCTGTTTTCGAGTTCTACTTTTAAGGATGTCGCCGCAACATGCTACTTCTTTATGGCCGGTAATAGTTAGCGAACTTGTTCAAGTTTTCCTGTACATTGAACAAGAACTGAATGCAGATAGTGAAGAATTCAG TTCTCATATAAAACTACTTTCTGCTTTGGACTCGTCTTGGGCTGTGAATGCCAGTAATGGACTTCAGGCACACGGCCATCCTCATTGGTTGCATCTGCAACTCGCTGCTGCTAAATTGTTAGATCTAGCATTACTTTTGCCAGCACACAGGCTTCCTCAGTTCCAGAT GTATCGATGGGCATTTGTAGGGGATTCAGCAGCAGGATGTATAGACAACAATAATTTGTCTTCAGATTTTGTACCTCATATTACAAGGATAGCAAAATTAATGGACACCAAG TACAAACAAGAAACAAGTTCTATCAAAGTGACACCCGGTGAACTACTTTTAACTTCCAACAATATTCGTTCATTGCAAGATCTACATTATTTTTTCACGGCGCTTAGTCGCAGGTCGAGCGATACTCAAGCACCATTAAATATCACACAGTTGGAGACAGTGATTGAACAAGATTTTCTTGAGAAGCTGCCAGCTGCAAGGTAG